In Thermoproteota archaeon, one DNA window encodes the following:
- a CDS encoding DNA-directed RNA polymerase subunit N — protein sequence MLVPVRCFTCGNLIADKFDDYQTKIRSGEDPAKVLDSLNIKRYCCRRMLLTSVETIQQIVPFYEAIQRRHQEVQSELE from the coding sequence ATGTTAGTTCCAGTCAGATGTTTTACTTGTGGAAATCTAATTGCTGACAAATTTGATGATTATCAAACTAAAATCAGATCAGGGGAAGATCCTGCCAAAGTTCTTGATTCTTTGAATATCAAAAGATATTGCTGCAGAAGAATGTTACTAACTTCAGTGGAAACAATTCAACAGATTGTTCCATTTTATGAAGCAATTCAGAGAAGACACCAAGAAGTTCAATCTGAGTTAGAATAG